A genome region from Pseudomonas helmanticensis includes the following:
- a CDS encoding methyltransferase yields MPAKGVDSSHVLTGEDLLARFTALDVFLTTHQALWKPRPFTHLSLAWEASYPELALWLRGRSLEDAENAHNQPADLVDAPEPFASLAALSAELSAVGELPGHALESAGHRLNVDVPGRKWQQIEAFASRLSFAAQPTHWLDWCSGKGHLGRRLLATGQQLTCVEYDPALVASGQALSQRHHLHALHVEQDVLAADASAVLSAAHTPVALHACGDLHVRLMQLASAIGCQHMAIAPCCYNRTAHHEYQPLSSAGSGTLLRLSLEDLALPMSETVTAGARVRRQRDTSMARRLAFDLLQRQVRGVDEYLPTPSLPSAWLEKPFDDYCRNLAALKELSTVGSQKWDEIETTGWQRLAEVRNLELLRGLFRRPLELWLNLDRALFLAEQGYLVRLGTLCAAPLTPRNLLLLAERQ; encoded by the coding sequence ATGCCTGCCAAGGGCGTTGATTCTTCCCACGTGCTGACGGGCGAGGACTTACTCGCCCGCTTCACCGCGCTGGATGTTTTTCTCACAACGCATCAGGCGCTGTGGAAACCTCGACCGTTCACTCATCTTTCGCTTGCCTGGGAAGCGTCCTACCCGGAACTGGCCTTGTGGCTGCGCGGGAGGTCGCTGGAAGACGCGGAAAACGCTCACAACCAACCAGCTGATCTTGTTGATGCGCCGGAGCCGTTTGCTTCATTGGCGGCGTTGTCGGCTGAGCTGAGTGCGGTCGGTGAGTTGCCGGGCCATGCGCTGGAATCTGCGGGGCATCGCTTGAATGTCGATGTACCGGGGCGTAAATGGCAGCAGATCGAAGCATTCGCCAGTCGTTTGTCCTTTGCTGCGCAGCCAACGCATTGGCTGGACTGGTGCTCCGGCAAAGGACACCTGGGACGGCGGTTACTGGCCACCGGGCAACAGCTGACTTGCGTTGAGTACGATCCGGCATTGGTCGCCAGCGGCCAGGCATTGAGTCAGCGTCATCATTTACACGCCCTGCATGTCGAACAGGACGTGTTGGCGGCTGACGCCTCAGCCGTATTGAGCGCTGCTCACACGCCCGTCGCCCTCCACGCTTGCGGTGACCTGCATGTACGCTTGATGCAACTGGCCAGCGCTATCGGTTGCCAACACATGGCGATCGCTCCTTGCTGCTACAACCGCACCGCCCACCACGAATATCAGCCATTGTCCTCGGCCGGATCGGGAACCCTCCTACGTCTCTCGCTGGAAGATCTGGCGCTGCCGATGAGCGAAACCGTCACCGCTGGTGCACGCGTCCGACGTCAACGTGACACTTCGATGGCTCGTCGCCTGGCCTTCGACTTGCTGCAACGGCAGGTGCGCGGTGTTGACGAGTACTTGCCGACGCCATCGTTGCCCAGCGCCTGGCTGGAAAAACCCTTTGACGATTACTGCCGCAACCTGGCCGCGCTCAAAGAGTTATCCACAGTCGGCTCGCAAAAGTGGGATGAAATAGAGACCACCGGTTGGCAGCGTTTGGCCGAAGTTCGCAACCTTGAATTGCTCCGCGGACTTTTCCGACGACCATTGGAGCTTTGGCTGAATCTGGATCGGGCACTTTTCCTTGCCGAACAGGGATACCTCGTCCGGCTCGGCACCCTTTGCGCAGCGCCGCTGACCCCACGTAATTTGCTCCTGCTGGCCGAGCGTCAATAA
- a CDS encoding integrase domain-containing protein encodes MALVGRRDGRNFGYGRQLSYAGPQALKDLFGGGHYGTVKAHSDRWQAFVRWCRSENGPGFNDARQIDRRTLLDYAGHLRQQVEKGELAIATAQNRLSSVNRTMAALRGDQYVKVPSPSKALGMRRTSVRCSVSQGQDREQVKRIVDVLCEHQQPRAAAIVQLARTTGMRMREAILADLSRLQREAEQLGRINIQDGTKGGRSGASAPRWITVDDHVRDALRFAEQASPDASRNLLAPNESYQDFLRDTVRPARDIIHKHDLKGFHELRAAYACERYEQITHHPAPINGGHCYQLDRRLDQDARVQISYELRHGRIVVVVAYIGGQA; translated from the coding sequence ATGGCACTGGTGGGCAGGCGAGATGGACGCAATTTTGGCTACGGCCGACAACTGAGTTATGCCGGGCCGCAGGCGCTGAAAGATCTATTTGGCGGCGGGCATTACGGCACGGTCAAGGCGCACAGTGATCGCTGGCAGGCATTTGTACGTTGGTGCCGCTCGGAGAATGGGCCGGGGTTTAACGATGCGCGGCAGATTGATCGGCGGACCTTGTTGGACTACGCCGGACATCTGCGCCAACAAGTTGAAAAAGGTGAGCTGGCCATCGCCACTGCGCAAAACCGGTTGTCCAGTGTGAATCGGACCATGGCCGCGCTTCGCGGTGATCAATATGTGAAAGTGCCGAGTCCAAGCAAGGCGTTGGGAATGCGGCGCACCAGTGTTCGTTGCTCGGTTTCGCAAGGCCAAGACCGCGAACAGGTAAAACGGATCGTCGACGTGCTTTGCGAACATCAGCAGCCGCGCGCCGCAGCCATCGTGCAGTTAGCGCGAACCACCGGCATGCGCATGCGCGAGGCCATTTTGGCCGACCTGTCCCGATTGCAACGTGAAGCAGAGCAACTTGGCAGAATCAACATCCAGGATGGCACCAAAGGTGGCCGCTCAGGTGCATCGGCACCTCGATGGATTACGGTAGATGATCATGTTCGTGACGCACTTAGGTTTGCCGAACAGGCCTCGCCCGACGCTAGCCGCAACCTGCTTGCTCCGAACGAAAGCTACCAGGACTTTCTGCGGGACACCGTCCGCCCCGCACGGGACATCATCCATAAGCACGACCTCAAAGGCTTCCACGAATTACGGGCAGCCTATGCGTGCGAACGCTATGAACAAATCACCCACCATCCCGCCCCCATCAACGGTGGCCATTGCTATCAACTCGACCGACGCCTAGATCAGGATGCCCGAGTACAAATCAGCTATGAGCTGAGGCACGGCCGTATCGTCGTGGTGGTCGCTTACATTGGTGGTCAAGCATGA
- a CDS encoding AAA family ATPase, with protein MSILQEILSWTQGLPTWQSDCVARLLAKQTLTAEDLGDLLALLKSAHGIPDPKGRTPSPLASNQIPAPLKSSMHVELRAMKNLLNVNAIAENHSLSFAPSGLTVIYGGNGSGKSGYSRVLKRACRARDQAEVIYPNANRPVDKAASAEAIFEIGVNGTIQDVHWVNDGAAPVELSALSIFDSRCANAYLVNEDDFSYVPQGLDVFERLASVHQQLKSAIEAEQRQYAVDLTAFVPLHGDTIVGALIATLSAKTSPAQIEALATLAPEELSLHTDLGKSLKENNPREKANQLRLLARRVGGVATIATNKATLVDQAIVTKLRDLSRTYLTAKAAAELAANQFKEQEGLLPGTGGEAWRELFEAARKFSSESHPDETFPALGSDASCPLCQQPLMEGANRLAHFEAFIQQEAEKTSQARRAELVAQYKPLSTHDLTLGLDDATLSEIQTLDSQLAADSAAFEQVLTARREAIKAAVTTQIWEGAEQALVNPAPRLQSLADKLNAEAVNLDKASDEQARAKLQKQLDELDARVKLGQVKDAVIAAVSRLSHQAKLTKCLPALRTNAISLKSSELAESIISKGLADALNAEFKALGVGGLRVTLQSRSGKGKVLHKLKLELPQSRSPRDLLSEGEQRAVALASFLAEVKLSDSTGGIIFDDPVSSLDHRRRERVAARLVDEAARRQVIVFTHDIYFLCILAEEAESAGITVLTQSLSRRAEGFGVSNPELPFEGKNTTKRIGALKAQQQIIARLYKDGEEDAHRRQTGEAYFFLRMAWERAVEEVLLRRVVLRFRKGIETQRLSEVIVDDNDYAQVNAGMSKCSNYAHDKAIEGGVAVPEPDELLADIMALETWRDQIERRSKSTSQNRKSGLPTSPFPSAATATP; from the coding sequence ATGTCGATATTGCAGGAAATACTGAGCTGGACCCAGGGACTACCCACCTGGCAAAGCGATTGCGTTGCACGTTTGTTAGCAAAACAGACTCTTACAGCAGAGGATTTGGGTGACTTACTAGCTTTGCTCAAGAGTGCTCATGGTATTCCTGACCCGAAAGGCCGAACGCCAAGCCCGCTTGCATCCAATCAGATCCCCGCTCCGCTGAAGTCATCGATGCATGTCGAGTTGCGGGCAATGAAAAACTTACTAAATGTTAATGCCATTGCCGAAAACCACAGCCTGTCTTTCGCTCCTTCGGGCTTGACCGTTATTTACGGCGGTAATGGTTCGGGCAAATCGGGCTACTCCCGTGTGCTAAAGCGCGCATGTCGCGCGCGCGATCAAGCTGAAGTCATTTATCCCAACGCCAACCGACCCGTGGACAAAGCCGCTTCGGCTGAAGCCATCTTCGAAATCGGTGTTAACGGTACGATACAAGACGTGCACTGGGTAAATGACGGAGCTGCACCCGTTGAGCTATCAGCTCTCTCCATTTTCGACTCACGCTGCGCCAATGCTTATCTTGTAAATGAAGACGATTTTTCGTACGTACCTCAGGGACTCGATGTTTTTGAACGACTAGCAAGTGTCCATCAGCAATTGAAGAGCGCGATTGAGGCGGAGCAGAGACAATATGCCGTTGACCTGACTGCGTTTGTTCCGTTGCACGGCGACACGATTGTCGGAGCATTAATTGCAACACTGTCTGCCAAGACTTCTCCGGCCCAAATTGAAGCACTGGCCACGTTGGCCCCTGAAGAACTGAGCCTGCACACAGATTTAGGCAAAAGCCTAAAAGAAAATAATCCCAGGGAAAAAGCTAACCAACTGAGGTTACTCGCTCGCCGAGTTGGCGGCGTTGCAACGATTGCTACCAACAAGGCGACGTTGGTGGATCAAGCAATCGTGACCAAGCTGCGCGACCTGTCGAGGACCTACCTTACCGCCAAAGCAGCTGCGGAGCTGGCTGCAAATCAGTTCAAGGAACAAGAAGGTTTACTGCCAGGAACAGGAGGCGAAGCTTGGCGTGAGCTATTCGAAGCCGCACGCAAATTTTCCTCTGAGTCCCACCCGGATGAAACCTTTCCTGCATTGGGAAGCGATGCATCCTGTCCCCTGTGTCAGCAACCGCTCATGGAAGGGGCTAATCGCTTGGCTCACTTTGAAGCCTTCATTCAACAAGAGGCAGAAAAAACTTCTCAGGCTCGCCGTGCTGAATTGGTTGCCCAGTATAAACCTCTAAGTACGCATGATCTGACTCTAGGTTTGGACGACGCTACGCTCAGCGAAATTCAAACACTCGATTCTCAACTTGCGGCAGATTCTGCTGCCTTCGAGCAAGTTCTGACAGCTCGTCGAGAAGCCATCAAGGCAGCGGTGACTACACAAATTTGGGAAGGGGCCGAACAAGCATTGGTCAATCCAGCCCCACGGCTCCAGTCTCTCGCAGACAAGCTAAATGCCGAGGCTGTAAATCTGGATAAAGCATCCGATGAACAGGCTCGAGCAAAGTTGCAGAAGCAGCTGGATGAGCTTGATGCAAGAGTAAAATTGGGCCAAGTCAAAGATGCTGTCATTGCGGCTGTCTCACGGCTGAGTCATCAGGCAAAGCTGACAAAGTGCTTACCGGCGCTCAGGACGAACGCTATTTCCTTGAAGTCATCTGAGTTGGCAGAAAGCATCATTTCAAAGGGGCTTGCGGATGCACTTAATGCTGAGTTCAAGGCACTAGGGGTTGGAGGACTTCGTGTCACCCTGCAAAGCCGCTCCGGGAAAGGCAAAGTACTGCATAAGCTAAAGCTGGAGTTACCGCAAAGCCGTAGCCCCCGAGATCTATTGAGCGAAGGCGAGCAAAGAGCTGTTGCATTAGCTTCATTTTTAGCTGAAGTGAAGCTTAGTGATAGCACTGGCGGTATTATTTTCGACGATCCAGTATCGTCCCTAGATCACCGACGGCGTGAACGTGTTGCTGCGCGACTCGTAGACGAAGCCGCGCGGCGCCAAGTGATTGTGTTCACCCATGACATCTACTTTCTTTGCATTTTGGCTGAGGAAGCGGAGTCCGCAGGTATCACCGTTCTTACACAAAGTCTGTCGAGGCGAGCCGAAGGCTTCGGAGTTTCCAATCCAGAGTTACCATTCGAGGGAAAAAATACAACAAAACGCATTGGGGCGCTTAAGGCTCAGCAGCAAATCATTGCAAGATTGTATAAAGACGGCGAGGAAGATGCGCACCGTAGACAGACAGGCGAAGCTTATTTTTTCCTGAGGATGGCTTGGGAGCGTGCTGTTGAGGAAGTGCTGCTACGCCGAGTAGTTCTACGTTTTCGTAAAGGCATCGAAACCCAGCGATTGTCAGAGGTGATCGTTGATGATAACGATTATGCACAAGTAAATGCCGGGATGAGCAAGTGCTCGAACTATGCACACGACAAAGCCATAGAGGGAGGCGTTGCTGTGCCAGAACCCGATGAGTTACTCGCTGATATCATGGCTCTTGAAACTTGGCGTGACCAAATTGAGCGCCGCAGCAAGAGTACGAGCCAAAACCGTAAATCAGGATTGCCTACATCTCCTTTTCCCTCCGCTGCCACAGCCACTCCGTAG
- a CDS encoding AAA family ATPase produces the protein MSSIFQRPELAESMANQLLNPGVLDEGLRSGLFLSGLRRTGKTTFLRNDLIPALEAAGALVIYVDLWSDTLANPATLVHNAIQKTLKDLQTPGSSALGTFKRVSNVEIGAAGFKFGFKLDSIGSADGPTLAQALTEVVDQAKTDLVLIIDEVQHAISSDDGNQLLLALKATRDAINPRPNTPGYFLFIGTGSHRAQVSELTAKRNHAFSGATSAAYPLLKGDYVEFLLNRLAMTVKKAKLPSLEAAIEAFDTLGNRPEEMLKALRQLLQQEGEPDVFLPVIASTLRSAAASIELEKVEQLGSLAQAIFNKIASTEGDARGIFSTDAAAEYSKSVGREVRVEEIQPVVIALVAENIIMRRGHGIYAITDQFVQEIWLEERALIEGS, from the coding sequence ATGAGCAGCATTTTTCAGCGCCCTGAACTGGCTGAGTCAATGGCAAACCAGCTTCTCAATCCAGGCGTACTCGATGAAGGTCTGCGATCAGGTCTATTTCTATCTGGCCTGCGTCGCACAGGTAAAACGACTTTTTTGAGAAATGACCTCATCCCTGCCTTGGAAGCAGCAGGTGCTTTAGTCATTTATGTCGACTTATGGAGCGACACCCTGGCCAACCCGGCAACGCTCGTGCACAACGCCATCCAGAAAACCCTGAAAGACCTGCAAACGCCGGGCTCCTCTGCCCTGGGAACATTCAAGCGCGTCAGCAATGTTGAAATCGGCGCCGCAGGATTCAAGTTCGGTTTCAAACTCGACAGCATTGGCAGCGCCGACGGCCCGACACTGGCCCAAGCACTCACCGAAGTTGTAGATCAAGCCAAGACTGATCTGGTGTTAATCATTGACGAAGTGCAGCACGCCATTTCCTCCGACGACGGCAACCAGCTTCTCTTGGCGCTCAAGGCCACCCGCGATGCAATCAATCCTCGTCCGAATACGCCGGGATACTTTCTTTTCATCGGAACCGGTTCCCACAGGGCGCAAGTCAGCGAACTAACCGCCAAACGCAACCACGCGTTTTCTGGCGCCACGTCAGCAGCCTATCCATTGCTGAAAGGCGACTACGTTGAATTCCTGCTCAACCGACTCGCAATGACCGTGAAGAAGGCCAAACTGCCGTCCCTCGAAGCCGCTATCGAGGCGTTCGACACTTTGGGCAATCGACCTGAAGAAATGCTGAAGGCCCTACGCCAACTCTTACAGCAAGAGGGCGAGCCCGATGTGTTCCTACCAGTAATCGCAAGCACACTACGCTCGGCGGCGGCGAGCATCGAGCTGGAAAAAGTCGAGCAACTGGGTAGCCTGGCTCAAGCCATTTTCAACAAGATCGCGTCTACAGAAGGTGATGCTCGCGGAATTTTTTCCACTGACGCAGCGGCCGAGTATTCAAAGTCAGTCGGGCGAGAGGTGCGGGTCGAAGAGATTCAACCGGTAGTGATTGCGCTGGTTGCCGAGAACATCATCATGCGACGCGGGCATGGGATCTACGCCATTACAGATCAGTTTGTTCAAGAGATCTGGCTGGAAGAGCGGGCTTTGATAGAAGGGAGTTAG
- a CDS encoding FkbM family methyltransferase: MTFISYAQNFEDVRLWRALKQFEHGFYIDVGANDPSHDSVTRAFYDHGWRGVNVEPMQNYYDALCQQRPRDATVQCVASDQPGEMTFYGIPGTGLSTADPAVAQQRKDLGMDVRSLTVKARTLTSICEQYAADRPIHFLKIDVEGHEETVLRGMDFSRFRPWIIVIETPWQRDHTWEHLVTDAGYQSILFDGLNTWFLADEHLSLKPAFDIPPCNLDNFQLCQGHAFAHPLSPNELDTAQQLADALHRAEQAEAQLFALQNSRTVRAVQTLRNVLRRA, encoded by the coding sequence GTGACGTTCATTTCTTACGCGCAGAACTTTGAAGATGTTCGCCTGTGGCGCGCACTCAAGCAGTTTGAACACGGTTTCTACATCGACGTCGGCGCCAACGATCCGAGCCACGACTCGGTCACCAGAGCCTTCTACGATCACGGCTGGCGCGGCGTCAATGTCGAGCCGATGCAGAATTACTACGACGCGCTCTGCCAGCAGCGCCCACGCGACGCCACCGTGCAATGTGTCGCCAGCGACCAACCCGGCGAAATGACCTTCTACGGCATTCCCGGCACCGGCCTTTCCACCGCCGACCCGGCCGTCGCCCAGCAACGCAAAGACCTCGGCATGGACGTGCGCAGCCTCACCGTCAAAGCCCGCACCCTGACTTCGATCTGCGAACAATATGCTGCCGATCGGCCAATCCATTTTTTGAAGATCGACGTCGAAGGCCACGAAGAAACCGTCCTGCGCGGGATGGACTTCAGTCGCTTCCGCCCATGGATCATCGTCATCGAAACCCCATGGCAACGCGACCACACGTGGGAACACCTGGTCACCGACGCCGGCTATCAGTCGATCCTGTTCGACGGCCTCAACACCTGGTTCCTCGCCGACGAACACCTGAGCCTCAAACCCGCATTCGACATCCCACCGTGCAACCTCGACAACTTCCAACTGTGCCAGGGCCACGCCTTCGCCCACCCATTGAGCCCTAACGAACTCGACACCGCACAACAACTCGCCGACGCTCTGCACCGCGCCGAACAGGCCGAAGCGCAACTGTTTGCCCTGCAAAACAGCCGCACCGTGCGGGCAGTGCAAACGCTGCGGAATGTACTGCGCAGGGCCTGA